The following are encoded together in the Adhaeribacter arboris genome:
- a CDS encoding 3-oxoacyl-ACP synthase III family protein, with protein sequence MSTNLYSVITATGKYLPARVIPNEDFYNQIFYDSVGEKLTKTTSEIVEKFEQITDIKERRHVSDNQVTSDIAFLAAQDTLRSSTIDKEQLDYIIVAHNFGDVKANNKRSDFVPSIAARVKFKLGIKNPFTVAYDLPFGCAGWLQGLIQADYFLKSGDARKIMVIGAEVLSRISDPHDRDSMLFADGAGAVLVEAKESENSVGILAHNTRSDTLEFAHLLRMDKSNNPEYNGQELFLKMDGRKLYEYALKTVPQAIQQCLEKAKLPLQAVTKVLIHQANGKMDDAILKRLYGLYSIAEIPKNVMPMTISWLGNASVATIPTLLDLLLKGELKNQGVKSGDIIVLASVGAGMNINSVVYRMP encoded by the coding sequence ATGAGTACAAATTTATATTCCGTAATAACGGCAACTGGAAAATACTTGCCGGCTAGAGTCATTCCCAACGAAGATTTTTACAATCAAATATTTTATGATTCTGTTGGAGAAAAGCTGACTAAAACAACCTCTGAAATTGTAGAAAAATTTGAACAGATAACAGATATAAAAGAAAGGAGGCACGTTTCCGATAACCAGGTAACCTCTGATATTGCCTTTCTGGCGGCACAAGATACTCTCCGTTCCTCTACAATAGATAAAGAGCAATTAGATTATATAATTGTAGCGCACAATTTTGGGGATGTAAAGGCCAATAATAAAAGATCGGATTTTGTACCCAGCATTGCCGCGCGGGTAAAATTTAAATTAGGAATAAAAAACCCCTTTACCGTAGCTTATGATTTGCCTTTTGGTTGTGCCGGATGGTTACAAGGTTTAATTCAAGCGGATTATTTTCTAAAATCCGGCGATGCCAGAAAAATTATGGTAATTGGGGCAGAGGTTTTATCCCGAATATCCGACCCGCATGACCGGGACAGTATGTTATTTGCCGACGGTGCGGGAGCAGTGCTAGTGGAGGCGAAAGAAAGCGAAAATTCCGTGGGTATATTGGCGCACAATACCCGGTCGGATACCTTAGAGTTTGCGCATTTGTTACGCATGGATAAATCAAATAACCCAGAATACAATGGGCAAGAATTATTCTTAAAAATGGATGGACGAAAACTCTATGAATATGCCTTGAAAACCGTTCCCCAAGCTATTCAGCAGTGCCTCGAAAAAGCAAAACTGCCCCTTCAGGCAGTTACGAAAGTACTTATTCATCAGGCAAACGGCAAAATGGATGATGCTATTTTAAAACGGTTGTATGGTTTGTATTCTATCGCTGAAATACCCAAAAATGTTATGCCCATGACTATTTCCTGGTTGGGGAATGCTTCTGTCGCGACCATTCCTACCTTGCTGGACCTTTTACTGAAAGGAGAATTAAAAAATCAGGGAGTAAAATCAGGTGATATTATTGTGCTTGCTTCGGTAGGCGCTGGTATGAATATCAATTCAGTCGTTTATCGCATGCCTTAA
- a CDS encoding sensor histidine kinase: protein MEKSSNQQIKELIELNEELENYFSNTIIPQLFVDANLILRKFTPPAMKQFSFSPDHIGRPIAEMVDHIRYSTITENIQQVIDTGQILEKEIQTTDLRWFQMNIIPYLIKKHNKANGVIITFVDITDRIKTLREVEKLNASHETFIYSVSHDLKVPLANIEGLVELLMVTSRELMAEEGKENQEQKNIADFLVQSIKTMRTIINDLSEIAKIEGNYQEKGEKLRFADIIQEVVWTLQDKIHESQAQIQLDIQEPVMEFSRKNLRSILYNLLSNALKYQPPGQVPVIRIKTEKNNGMVQLAVKDNGVGITAEKKELLFTRFTRLQTDREGTGIGLYLVKKIVENVGGEIRVESTPGEGSEFIVSLQATA from the coding sequence GTGGAAAAATCAAGTAACCAGCAGATAAAAGAACTGATAGAACTCAACGAAGAGTTGGAGAACTATTTCAGTAATACCATTATTCCCCAGCTTTTCGTGGATGCTAATTTAATTCTGCGCAAGTTTACCCCGCCGGCCATGAAACAGTTTAGCTTTTCGCCCGACCATATTGGTCGGCCCATAGCCGAGATGGTCGATCACATTCGTTATTCCACCATCACGGAGAATATTCAGCAGGTAATCGATACGGGTCAGATTCTGGAGAAAGAAATTCAAACGACGGATTTGCGCTGGTTTCAGATGAATATCATTCCTTACCTGATTAAAAAGCATAATAAGGCAAATGGCGTCATTATTACTTTTGTCGATATTACCGACCGGATTAAAACTTTGCGGGAGGTAGAAAAGCTCAATGCCTCCCACGAAACCTTTATCTATTCCGTTTCGCACGATTTAAAAGTACCCTTAGCCAATATTGAAGGCTTGGTGGAACTTTTAATGGTGACTTCTCGCGAGTTAATGGCAGAGGAAGGAAAAGAGAACCAAGAGCAAAAAAATATTGCGGATTTTTTGGTTCAATCCATTAAAACAATGCGGACTATTATTAATGATCTTTCCGAGATTGCTAAAATAGAAGGTAATTACCAGGAAAAGGGGGAAAAACTGCGCTTCGCCGATATTATTCAGGAAGTAGTATGGACGCTCCAGGACAAAATTCATGAAAGCCAGGCGCAAATCCAACTAGACATTCAGGAGCCGGTAATGGAGTTCTCCCGCAAAAACCTGCGCAGTATCTTGTATAATCTTTTAAGCAATGCCCTTAAATATCAACCACCCGGCCAGGTTCCGGTAATTAGAATTAAAACCGAAAAGAATAATGGTATGGTTCAACTAGCCGTGAAAGATAATGGCGTAGGAATTACGGCAGAGAAAAAGGAACTTCTCTTCACCCGATTTACCCGCCTGCAAACCGATAGAGAAGGAACGGGTATTGGGCTTTACCTGGTAAAAAAGATTGTTGAAAATGTGGGCGGCGAGATCCGGGTTGAGAGTACGCCGGGAGAAGGTTCGGAGTTTATCGTTTCTTTGCAAGCAACCGCTTAA
- a CDS encoding cold-shock protein produces MTNGVVKFFNDQKGFGFIKETNSDQDYFVHVSGLLQDIRENDQVTFDLQEGKKGLNAVNVKLV; encoded by the coding sequence ATGACTAACGGAGTAGTAAAATTCTTTAATGACCAAAAAGGATTCGGTTTTATTAAAGAAACAAATTCAGATCAGGATTACTTTGTCCACGTATCGGGCTTATTGCAAGATATTCGAGAAAATGACCAAGTAACTTTTGACCTGCAAGAAGGAAAAAAAGGACTAAACGCTGTGAATGTGAAACTCGTTTAG
- a CDS encoding transglutaminase family protein, translating to MAVRVSIFHQTKYEYDRPVFLSPHLFRLKPAAHSRTPIEAYSLIIKPDTHIIHWQQDPFGNFVARVDFQEPMREMLIEVEIIAHMVPLNPFDFFLDAYAEYFPFTYEAQLKKDLGPYLEVSLPGPQMEQLLQRLDQSKRGTVDFLIMLNQLIYQNISYTVRLQPGVQTSEESLMQALGSCRDSAWLLVQIMRHLGLAARFVSGYSVQLIAENLLPTRSFGLEQDVVALHAWAEVFIPGAGWIGLDATSGLLAGEGHIPLACTANPDSAAPITGTTGISETSFTYINKVKRI from the coding sequence ATGGCTGTTCGCGTTTCTATTTTCCATCAAACCAAGTACGAATACGATCGGCCGGTTTTCCTATCTCCTCATTTATTCCGACTAAAGCCCGCTGCCCACAGTCGCACCCCAATCGAAGCTTATTCGCTTATTATCAAGCCCGATACGCATATAATACATTGGCAACAAGACCCTTTCGGGAACTTTGTGGCCCGGGTAGATTTTCAGGAGCCCATGCGGGAAATGTTGATTGAAGTAGAAATTATTGCCCATATGGTGCCTCTCAATCCTTTTGATTTTTTTCTGGATGCTTACGCCGAATATTTTCCTTTTACTTATGAAGCCCAATTAAAGAAAGACCTAGGCCCTTATCTGGAAGTTAGCTTACCTGGTCCGCAGATGGAACAGTTGTTACAGCGATTAGACCAGTCGAAACGAGGAACGGTGGATTTTCTGATAATGCTAAACCAACTAATATACCAGAACATTTCCTATACTGTCCGGCTGCAGCCGGGCGTGCAAACCAGCGAGGAATCTTTGATGCAGGCGTTGGGTTCCTGCCGGGATTCGGCTTGGCTATTGGTGCAGATAATGCGGCATTTGGGCTTGGCGGCGCGTTTTGTTTCGGGGTATTCGGTGCAACTTATAGCTGAAAATCTATTGCCAACCCGTTCTTTTGGGTTGGAGCAAGATGTAGTTGCTTTGCACGCCTGGGCAGAAGTATTTATTCCGGGTGCCGGTTGGATTGGACTGGACGCCACCTCGGGTTTATTAGCCGGGGAAGGACATATACCCCTGGCCTGTACTGCTAACCCGGATAGCGCTGCTCCCATAACCGGTACTACCGGGATAAGCGAAACATCCTTTACCTATATTAATAAGGTCAAACGTATTTAA